The Macaca fascicularis isolate 582-1 chromosome 11, T2T-MFA8v1.1 genome includes a region encoding these proteins:
- the LOC102136592 gene encoding taste receptor type 2 member 64-like, translated as MMYFLFIILSILLVFAFVVGNFANGFIALVNVIDWVKTRKISLVDQILTALVIYRIGLLWAILLYWYATVFNSALCSSEVRIFPSNILAIINHFSIWLTASLSIFYLLKIANFSNLLFLHLQKRIKSVVLVILLGPLVFLICNLAVVTMDEGVWTKEYEGNVTWKIKLKNAIHLSNLTLSTLANLIPFTLTLICFLLLICSLCKHLKKMQLHGKGSQDLSTKVHVKSLQTVISFLMLFAIYFLCLITLTWSPWKQQSKLVFLLCQTFAIMYPSFHSFILIMGNRKLKQTFLSVLWQVTC; from the coding sequence ATGATGTATTTTCTGTTCATCATTTTATCAATTCTGTTAGTGTTTGCATTTGTTGTTGGAAATTTTGCCAATGGCTTCATAGCTCTAGTAAATGTCATTGACTGGGTTAAGACGCGAAAGATTTCCTTAGTTGACCAAATTCTCACTGCTCTCGTGATCTACAGAATTGGTTTACTCTGGGCCATATTATTATATTGGTATGCAACTGTGTTTAATTCGGCTTTATGTAGTTCAGAAGTAAGAATTTTTCCTTCTAATATCTTGGCAATAATCAACCATTTCAGCATCTGGCTTACTGCTAGCCTCAGCATATTTTATTTGCTCAAGATTGCCAATTTCTCCAACCTTCTTTTTCTCCACCTACAGAAGAGAATTAAGAGTGTTGTTCTGGTGATACTGTTGGGGCCCTTGGTATTTTTGATTTGTAATCTTGCTGTGGTAACCATGGATGAGGGTGTATGGACAAAAGAATATGAAGGAAATGTGACTTGGAAGATCAAATTGAAGAATGCAATACACCTTTCAAACTTGACTCTAAGCACGCTAGCAAACCTCATACCCTTCACTCTGACCCTAATATgttttctgctgttaatctgttCTCTGTGTAAACATCTCAAGAAGATGCAGCTCCATGGCAAAGGATCTCAAGATCTCAGCACCAAGGTCCACGTAAAATCTTTGCAAACCGTGATCTCCTTTCTCATGTTGTTTGCCATTTACTTTCTGTGTCTAATCACTTTAACCTGGAGTCCTTGGAAACAGCAGAGCAAACTTGTATTCCTGCTTTGCCAAACTTTTGCAATCATGTATCCTTCATTCCACTCATTCATCCTGATTATGGGAAATAGGAAACTAAAACAGacctttctttcagttttgtgGCAGGTGACATGCTGA